In a single window of the Necator americanus strain Aroian chromosome X, whole genome shotgun sequence genome:
- a CDS encoding hypothetical protein (NECATOR_CHRX.G22076.T1) translates to MEIAQWRDSCGDRPHTHQPMDRWNHLPLRSLPSCIRIRHLKSAPPQIRVVMPLRGMPRLRDPAKYASKAKHIWVGHIMRRIDDRWAKRTLKWIPKDAKRPEGDRQRDGVTCSLHGWTG, encoded by the coding sequence atggaaattgcccaatggcgcgactcgtgcggagatcgaccacatactcaccaaccgatGGATAgatggaatcacctccctctccgtagtctcccatcctgtatacgaatacgccacctgaaatctgcaccacctcagattcgtgtagttatgcctttaagaggaatgccccgtcttcgcgacccagcgaaATATgcatcgaaagcaaaacatataTGGgtcggtcacatcatgagaagaatcgacgatagatgggctaaaagaacgctaaagTGGATCCCAaaggacgctaaacgccccgaGGGAGatcgccaacgagatggggtgacgtgttcgctacacggatggaccggctga
- a CDS encoding hypothetical protein (NECATOR_CHRX.G22077.T1) yields MTSTPQRNTLRIEADAPPLRQIHLNHPLFAGSAGGDDDETLARIKVFDGYVVGFDSCSRVARYRLVLSIFKWDKSNLHSGLPPHSGVEVTLGVELRCTAEVGRRPVVKAKLAVAWLLSLGKSLFATPAYPLPQYIAQLLRTSLILDQSDTRTTRHGVCLRLCTYNARTASTDADLHALLGAAERIKFHVIALQETNCRRSHVRQMNDDPRAILRLRPLRQKPISIINCYSPTSAADESELDAFYEELEEVVRNEKSF; encoded by the exons ATGACTTCAACTCCTCAACGTAACACACTGCGTATTGAAGCGGATGCTCCACCTCTTCGTCAAATTCACCTGAACCATCCACTGTTTGCGG gttCTGCAGGAGGCGATGACGATGAAACGCTAGCCAGAATAAAG GTTTTCGACGGCTACGTAGTTGGATTCGACTCGTGCTCAAGAGTGGCGCGCt accgtctggttctctcaatATTTAAATGGGACAAATCCAACCTCCACagcggtttaccgcctcatagtggcgtggaggtgacactgggcgttgaactgcgatgcacagcggag gttgggcgacgacctgtggtgaaagctaagctcgccgtggcatggctgcttagtttggggaaaagtctctttgccactccagcatatccACTGCCTCAGTACATTGCACA gttgctcaggacgtcattgattctggaccaaagcgacacacgcacgactcgccatggagtctgtctcagactgtgtacttacaacgcgagaacagcttccacagacgctgaccttcatgcccttctcggagctgcagagcgtatcaaatttcacgtaattgctctgcaggagaccaattGCAGAAGGAGccacgtacgacagatgaatgacg ATCCTCgtgccattcttcgcctccgccctctgcgccaaaaacccatcagcatcatcaactgctactcaccaacatcagcagctgatgaatcggaattggacgcgttttacgaggagctggaggaagtagtccgcaacgagaagtccttctaa
- a CDS encoding hypothetical protein (NECATOR_CHRX.G22078.T1), which produces MDKMDDGWVHNKTNTVYISRRNLLSPNDECTVIHLSYVAPSAIGLLQSNYVKFDTLCSSEKGMKVSVCGSCSRVVSTQSETDSMASRACVALVQNQ; this is translated from the coding sequence AtggacaagatggacgacggatgggtgcacaacaaaaccaacaccgtctacatttcgcgacggaaccttctctcaccgaatgacgagtgtaccgtcattcatctgtcgtacgtggCTCCTTCTGCaattggtctcctgcagagcaattacgtgaaatttgatacgctctgcagctccgagaagggcatgaaggtcagcgtctgtggaagctgttctcgcgttgtaagtacacagtctgagacagactccatggcgagtcgtgcgtgtgtcgctttggtccagaatcaatga
- a CDS encoding hypothetical protein (NECATOR_CHRX.G22079.T1) codes for MSCHVIVFKEQLKKAILEEVDKGKDSYAAKKHYLPHQPVITLTKETTKLCIVISVSTHYKGCPSINDVVHQGPTILPKLYGILLRFRTAKCVLISDAEKAFLQVRIEETDRDFTRRLWIKSINKPLTPENLAVYRFTRVTLSINASPFLLSATILYCLKNFVEKKELAEEIAANLCVDDFFILAETKEDAIRKYTTRKSRNCRWICANSFPTAQKL; via the coding sequence ATGTCTTGTCATGTCATTGTCTTCAAAGAACAACTCAAGAAGGCTATTCTCGAAGAGGTTGACAAAGGCAAAGACTCGTATGCCGCCAAAAAACATTACTTACCCCACCAGCCCGTAATAACTCTAACCAAAGAAACTACAAAACTCTGCATAGTCATCAGTGTGTCAACGCACTACAAAGGATGCCCATCAATCAACGACGTAGTACACCAAGGACCAACTATACTACCCAAACTGTACGGCATACTATTACGATTCCGTACGGCGAAGTGTGTACTAATATCAGATGCAGAGAAAGCATTTCTCCAAGTGCGTATAGAAGAGACTGATCGAGATTTCACTAGGCGTCTCTGGATAAAAAGCATCAACAAACCATTAACGCCTGAGAACCTTGCTGTCTACCGATTCACTCGCGTAACACTCAGCATTAACGCATCGCCCTTTCTGCTAAGTGCAACAATTCTTTACTGCCTGAAgaattttgtcgaaaaaaaggagcttGCAGAAGAAATTGCGGCTAATCTCTGTGTCGATGACTTTTTCATTCTTGCTGAAACGAAAGAAGATGCAATAAGAAAGTACACTACACGCAAATCTCGGAACTGCAGATGGATTTGCGCGAATTCGTTCCCAACAGCACAGAAATTATAG
- a CDS encoding hypothetical protein (NECATOR_CHRX.G22080.T1), whose amino-acid sequence MKLLSCTPRSTPNGTAKVTINTSTQYKCNTSASADPTNSATTTKERNDNRIKIRPVYRHSQWQPPSKFAEDVVTRQFNVLADALKDNASLVESEISAKERESLSPS is encoded by the exons ATGAAGTTGCTAAGTTGTACCCCGCGTAGCACACCGAACGGGACTGCCAAAGTCACAATCAACACAAGTACCCAATACAAGTGCAACACAAGTGCATCGGCAGATCCGACGAACTCAGCTACAACCACTAAGGAACGGAACGACAACCGGATTAAG ATTAGACCTGTATACCGACATTCTCAATGGCAAcctccttcaaaattcgcagaAGACGTCGTGACTCGGCAATTTAATGTTCTAGCCGACGCCCTAAAAGATAATGCTAGTCTGGTTGAATCGGAAATCTCCGCCAAGGAAAGAGAGTCGCTATCACCTTCTTAa
- a CDS encoding hypothetical protein (NECATOR_CHRX.G22081.T1) gives MATSLKTRKRVPNRHSNSLTQLLTKHEELGNNVNLQDREACSAALKHVQNAIVENKTLQTTFEGVLHAFTDKVDKMPEPFTNDEEDKVSEYTTNVEEHIASTTNLLLEEEIARATLASHSLTSPIYNVCHPSLESQPEPPRIPIPEFNDKS, from the coding sequence ATGGCAACATCTCTCAAAACAAGGAAGAGAGTTCCGAATAGGCATTCCAATTCATTAACGCAACTTTTGACAAAGCATGAAGAATTGGGAAACAACGTCAATCTACAAGATAGAGAAGCATGCAGTGCAGCTTTAAAGCACGTCCAGAATGCTATAGTGGAAAATAAAACCCTTCAAACAACCTTTGAAGGGGTATTACACGCGTTCACGGACAAAGTGGACAAAATGCCAGAACCCTTCACAAATGATgaagaggataaagtgtccgagTATACTACTAACGTCGAGGAACATATTGCCAGTACTACCAACCTGCTTCTTGAGGAAGAAATTGCCAGAGCTACCCTAGCATCTCATAGTCTTACATCTCCAATATATAATGTATGTCATCCTTCACTAGAAAGTCAGCCAGAACCACCGAGGATACCAATACCGGAGTTCAACGACAAAAGCTAG
- a CDS encoding hypothetical protein (NECATOR_CHRX.G22082.T1): protein MLGVSRFTQVRDGIRSPLPRQRSKIRDAAAYAKESKIRWAGHVMRFNDNRWTRAVSEWIPRDIKRTAETPPTQESDLFTKSSKEKFDALCVPRERRNDWATLVGDRGKWKNYWRPLDHFEDQQVIKVMK, encoded by the coding sequence atgctaggagtatcccgcttcacgcaagtgagggatgggattcgaagtcctctcccacgtcagcgatcgaagattagagacgccgccgcatatgccaaggaaagcaaaattaggtgggccggacacgtgatgcgtttcaacgacaaccgttggactaGAGCCGTAAGTGAgtggataccacgcgacatcaaacgcaccgcagaAACGCCGCCGACCCAAGAGTCAGACTTGTTCACAAAGtcctccaaagaaaaatttgatgctctttgtgttccacgcgaaaggaggaacgaCTGGGCAACTCTGGTAGGCGATCGgggcaaatggaagaattactggcgacCGCTCGACCATTTCGAAGATCAacaggtgatcaaggtgatgaaATAA
- a CDS encoding hypothetical protein (NECATOR_CHRX.G22083.T1) has product MYGSETWAAPSTVMERLDCTEIKLLRRLFGYFWPMVCHNEDLHAEIDVVYWRMTRGRHQHLAPPSKVAKTDVVKEELRTLGVERQFRREVRSRRIWNSDEWIDSAQALAEDREGWAQLCSKKAHLDEDAGNRLGDDISPPIKSSRDINMMNDLTSDLAERNE; this is encoded by the exons atgtacggatcggagacttgggcagcaccatcaacggttatggagaggctagACTGCACGGAAataaagctgcttagacggttatttggctacttttggcctatggtatgccacaatgaagatctccacgcagaaattgatgtggtatactggcggatgacacgtggaagacatcaacatcttgcaccgccatcgaaagtggctaaa ACTgacgtggtgaaagaggagctgaggacactcggcgtggaaaggcagttcaggcgagaagTGAGGtctcgcagaatatggaatagcgacgaatggattgattctgcgcaagctctcgcagaagatcgagaaggttgggcacaGCTGTGTTCAAAGAAGGCACACCTcgacgaagatgcgggtaatcgcttgggagatgacatcagcccgccgattaagtcaa gtcgggatatcaacatgatgaacgacctgacctccgactTGGCAGAACGAAACGAGTAG
- a CDS encoding hypothetical protein (NECATOR_CHRX.G22083.T2) → MYGSETWAAPSTVMERLDCTEIKLLRRLFGYFWPMVCHNEDLHAEIDVVYWRMTRGRHQHLAPPSKVAKTDVVKEELRTLGVERQFRREVRSRRIWNSDEWIDSAQALAEDREGWAQLCSKKAHLDEDAGNRLGDDISPPIKSRRFSFTRRAGKAAMVAKRTPRAIIDWELFASLVGFWEDTVVDNIDDE, encoded by the exons atgtacggatcggagacttgggcagcaccatcaacggttatggagaggctagACTGCACGGAAataaagctgcttagacggttatttggctacttttggcctatggtatgccacaatgaagatctccacgcagaaattgatgtggtatactggcggatgacacgtggaagacatcaacatcttgcaccgccatcgaaagtggctaaa ACTgacgtggtgaaagaggagctgaggacactcggcgtggaaaggcagttcaggcgagaagTGAGGtctcgcagaatatggaatagcgacgaatggattgattctgcgcaagctctcgcagaagatcgagaaggttgggcacaGCTGTGTTCAAAGAAGGCACACCTcgacgaagatgcgggtaatcgcttgggagatgacatcagcccgccgattaagtcaa gaagattttctttcacacggaGAGCAGGAAAAGCCGCGATGGTCGCTAAGCGAACTCCTAGAGCTATCATCGACTGGgagctcttcgcttcgcttgttggcttttgggaagataccgtcgtggacaacatcgacgacgaataa
- a CDS encoding hypothetical protein (NECATOR_CHRX.G22084.T1) has translation MFIVRRVIEIWQRYSKPMQLAFLDFEAAFDSPHRGRLLNALRADGVTGKFVRLFDDMNQRTTAAVRTPAGCTTPFEMVTGVRQGAVAGPFLFNFAIDDIMRRTVDHCPSIVLAPSGRPLTDLEYADDVVIFAESSTKLQHVVNLVSKLAAAYGLHLRPDKCKQM, from the coding sequence atgttcatcgtcaggagagtgatcgaaatctggcagcggtattcgaagccaatgcaactagcgtttttggactttgaagccgcgttcgactctcctcatcgaggccgtcttctcaacgcgctccgcgccgatggagtaacaggaaagttcgttcgcttgtttgatgacatgaatcaacgaacaactgctgcagttcgaacaccagccggatgtacaacaccgtttgaaatggtaactggagtaagacaaggggcagtggcaggacctttcctgttcaatttcgccatcgacgacattatgcgaagaacagtcgaccactGTCCTagcattgtcttagcaccatcagggcgccccttgactgacctcgagtacgccgacgatgttgttatattcgcggaaagtagtacgaaacttcaacatgttgtcaaccttgtgtCGAAGCTGGCTGCTGCCTATGGACTAcatctacgccctgataaatgcaagcagatgtga
- a CDS encoding hypothetical protein (NECATOR_CHRX.G22085.T1), with protein MKRCSPVLNTATEAVGEAALPIWREHFKNLLNRLAPSAPEVEHVHRPTYAVNEEPPIESEVLVCIEKMKDGKSG; from the coding sequence atgaaaagatgttctcctgtcctcaacactgccactgaagctgtcggtgaagcagcCCTTCCAATCTggagggaacacttcaagaacTTGCTGAACCgactagcaccgtcagctcctgaagtcgaacacgttcatagaccgacatatgctgttaacgaggagccaccgatcgagtcggaggtcctggtctgtattgaaaaaatgaaggatggaaaatctggttgA
- a CDS encoding hypothetical protein (NECATOR_CHRX.G22086.T2) yields MRDRPVISIENYTICCGDADENKVGGCAIAVRNDYKNLVEEFGSTSSRCAFLPLRDRGGCKLWIVSVHAPTETAEDNSKDAFDDELNALMSKIPSQQVVIVGIDANTKMGLEQQSDVLRKWYYPAERTSDNGDRLDDLYEKTGLIIASTFKRNHRRHQLTWQRSTLLTPEERKMKTLKLQLDYVLARNIPQLDIRKSRAVWDVAFDSDHRPVLLSFKIRFHKRNRGVPLQPKIGMAGLKDEECRTKFRQCVSLHAEVRTRKKLSDADHFTKCIQEAARETFPVLLPWRSLPLHPLKQNPRTILAKEFEKAWKDRNPRKAYALLKQYSGKMKRCSPVLNTATEAVGEAALPIWREHFKNLLNRLAPSAPEVEHVHRPTYAVNEEPPIESEVLVCIEKMKDGKSG; encoded by the exons atgagagatcggcccgtcatcagcatcgaaaattacaccatatgctgcggcgatgctgatgagaacaaagtaggtggctgcgcgatagctgtgaggaacgattacaagaacctggtggaggaatttggctcaacgtcgtctagatgcgcctttttaccactgcgggatcgcggaggatgtaaactctggatcgtaagtgttcacgcacctacggaaaccgctgaggacaacagtaaggacgccttcgatgatgaactcaatgcgctgatgtctaaaataccaagccagcaggtggtcattgtcggaatcgacgcaaatacgaagatgggactcgaacagcaatccgatgtgctaagaaaatggtattatccagcggagcgcacgtcggacaacggtgaccgtctggacGACCTGTACGAAAAGACGGGCCTTATCATCGCTtctacgtttaagaggaatcatcgacgccatcagctcacgtggcagaggtcaacccttttaacgcctgaagagcggAAGATGaagactcttaagcttcagctcgactacgttctggcgaggaacatccCTCAGttagatatccgaaaatctagagctgtttgggacgtcgcgttcgactctgatcaccgtccagttcttctcagcttcaagatacggttccacaagagaaatcgaggagttcctcttcaaccgaaaatcggcatggcaggtctgaaagacgaagagtgcagaacgaaattccgccagTGTGTGTCTCTTCATGCTGAAGTACGGACCAGAAAGAaacttagcgatgcggatcacttcacaaagtgcatccaagaagctgcaagggaaacgttcccggttctattgccgtggagaagtttgcctttgcatccgctgaaacaaaatccacgtacaattct agcgaaggagtttgagaaggcgtggaaggacaggaacccgcggaaagcctatgctctactaaaacagtatagcggcaaaatgaaaagatgttctcctgtcctcaacactgccactgaagctgtcggtgaagcagcCCTTCCAATCTggagggaacacttcaagaacTTGCTGAACCgactagcaccgtcagctcctgaagtcgaacacgttcatagaccgacatatgctgttaacgaggagccaccgatcgagtcggaggtcctggtctgtattgaaaaaatgaaggatggaaaatctggttgA
- a CDS encoding hypothetical protein (NECATOR_CHRX.G22086.T1) has product MRDRPVISIENYTICCGDADENKVGGCAIAVRNDYKNLVEEFGSTSSRCAFLPLRDRGGCKLWIVSVHAPTETAEDNSKDAFDDELNALMSKIPSQQVVIVGIDANTKMGLEQQSDVLRKWYYPAERTSDNGDRLDDLYEKTGLIIASTFKRNHRRHQLTWQRSTLLTPEERKMKTLKLQLDYVLARNIPQLDIRKSRAVWDVAFDSDHRPVLLSFKIRFHKRNRGVPLQPKIGMAGLKDEECRTKFRQCVSLHAEVRTRKKLSDADHFTKCIQEAARETFPVLLPWRSLPLHPLKQNPRTILYVSRTVLVTSTRKSVLEGSCVVNCKKTVITSDVKSEGV; this is encoded by the coding sequence atgagagatcggcccgtcatcagcatcgaaaattacaccatatgctgcggcgatgctgatgagaacaaagtaggtggctgcgcgatagctgtgaggaacgattacaagaacctggtggaggaatttggctcaacgtcgtctagatgcgcctttttaccactgcgggatcgcggaggatgtaaactctggatcgtaagtgttcacgcacctacggaaaccgctgaggacaacagtaaggacgccttcgatgatgaactcaatgcgctgatgtctaaaataccaagccagcaggtggtcattgtcggaatcgacgcaaatacgaagatgggactcgaacagcaatccgatgtgctaagaaaatggtattatccagcggagcgcacgtcggacaacggtgaccgtctggacGACCTGTACGAAAAGACGGGCCTTATCATCGCTtctacgtttaagaggaatcatcgacgccatcagctcacgtggcagaggtcaacccttttaacgcctgaagagcggAAGATGaagactcttaagcttcagctcgactacgttctggcgaggaacatccCTCAGttagatatccgaaaatctagagctgtttgggacgtcgcgttcgactctgatcaccgtccagttcttctcagcttcaagatacggttccacaagagaaatcgaggagttcctcttcaaccgaaaatcggcatggcaggtctgaaagacgaagagtgcagaacgaaattccgccagTGTGTGTCTCTTCATGCTGAAGTACGGACCAGAAAGAaacttagcgatgcggatcacttcacaaagtgcatccaagaagctgcaagggaaacgttcccggttctattgccgtggagaagtttgcctttgcatccgctgaaacaaaatccacgtacaattctgtatgtgtcgcgcacagtgctggtgacttcaaccaggaaaagcgtcttagaaggaagctgcgtcgtcaactgcaaaaaAACCGTGATAACGAgtgacgtcaagagcgaaggagtttga
- a CDS encoding hypothetical protein (NECATOR_CHRX.G22087.T1): MAPSLVTLKRPHKWLLHLDTGDEKWIPYPNIHRRAQWVDECADAEDAPKLNLTYTAKRLCSASGGAHTMSNWELLAEGCAVTADVSTEQLRNLKANLENARPPPHEVYFHHNNARAHIAGTKSAEPK; this comes from the coding sequence ATGGCACCTTCTCTCGTTACGCTCAAACGCCCCCACAAGTGGCTTTTGCACTTAGACACCGGGGATGAGAAGTGGATTCCATATCCTAACATTCACCGGCGTGCCCAATGGGTTGACGAATGCGCAGATGCAGAAGACGCACCTAAACTCAACTTAACGTACACGGCAAAAAGGTTATGCTCTGCATCTGGTGGAGCGCACACGATGTCGAACTGGGAGCTGCTCGCTGAAGGGTGTGCAGTGACCGCAGACGTCTCCACTGAGCAACTGAGGAATTTAAAGgcaaatctcgaaaatgcacGCCCGCCGCCTCACGAAGTCTACTTCCATCACAACAACGCTCGGGCACACATTGCAGGAACGAAAAGTGCTGAACCAAAGTGA